A single genomic interval of Oryzomonas sagensis harbors:
- a CDS encoding B12-binding domain-containing radical SAM protein has protein sequence MKILLVYPHYPDTFWSFRHALKFIGKKAAFPPLGLLTVAAMLPPAWDKRLVDMNVQPLSDKQILWADYVFISAMTVQKESVNDVLARCQSLGIKTVVGGPLFTAAPTEFDSADHLVLGEAEVTLPRFLDDLERGKAAHSYVSDHWAEMRETPVPLWDLIDPSKYAAMNIQYSRGCPFDCEFCDITQLFGRKPRTKSTAQLTGELDALYAWGWRNGIFLVDDNFIGDRRKLKQETLPAMLAWMERHKHPFAFFTEVSIDLADDPDLMDLMVRTGFEEVFIGIETPNEECLSETGKVQNKNRNLLACVKKIQHAGLQVQGGFIVGFDSDPLSIFERQIRFIQESGIATAMVGMLTALRGTKLHQRLFKEGRLLGDTSGNNTAVALNFIPRMKVEALINGYRSILTSIYAPKNYYRRVTGFLREYRPLKRGGFHVKPGYCGAFFKSIVMLGIIGKERLQFWKLFFWSLVRRPRLLPLAITFAIYGYHFRKITEKMNWNGMFDASGIEHT, from the coding sequence GCTGGTGGATATGAACGTGCAACCGCTTTCCGACAAGCAGATCCTGTGGGCGGACTATGTGTTCATCAGCGCCATGACGGTCCAGAAGGAATCCGTCAACGACGTTCTGGCGCGCTGCCAGAGCCTGGGGATCAAGACGGTCGTGGGGGGGCCGCTCTTCACCGCCGCCCCGACCGAGTTTGATTCGGCGGATCACCTGGTGCTGGGCGAGGCCGAGGTCACCCTTCCCCGTTTCCTTGACGACCTTGAGCGCGGCAAGGCTGCCCATAGCTATGTTTCCGACCACTGGGCGGAGATGCGGGAAACCCCCGTCCCGCTCTGGGACCTGATCGATCCCTCAAAATACGCAGCCATGAATATCCAGTATTCCCGGGGCTGCCCGTTCGACTGCGAGTTCTGCGACATTACCCAGCTGTTCGGGCGCAAGCCGCGTACCAAAAGCACCGCGCAGCTGACCGGGGAACTCGATGCCCTCTATGCCTGGGGGTGGCGCAACGGCATCTTTCTTGTGGACGACAACTTCATCGGCGACAGACGCAAGCTGAAGCAGGAAACCCTCCCGGCCATGCTCGCATGGATGGAGCGGCACAAGCATCCCTTCGCCTTCTTTACCGAGGTTTCCATCGATCTGGCGGACGACCCGGACCTCATGGACCTCATGGTGCGGACCGGATTTGAAGAGGTCTTCATCGGCATAGAAACCCCGAATGAGGAGTGCCTGAGCGAAACCGGCAAGGTTCAGAACAAAAACCGCAACCTCCTTGCATGCGTCAAAAAAATCCAGCACGCGGGGTTGCAGGTCCAAGGCGGGTTTATCGTGGGGTTCGACAGCGATCCCCTGTCGATCTTCGAGCGGCAGATCCGCTTCATCCAGGAAAGCGGCATTGCCACGGCCATGGTGGGGATGCTCACCGCGTTGCGCGGCACCAAGCTCCACCAGCGGCTCTTCAAGGAAGGCAGGTTGTTGGGCGATACCTCCGGCAACAACACGGCCGTCGCCCTCAACTTTATCCCCCGCATGAAGGTGGAGGCGCTCATCAACGGCTACCGGAGCATTCTTACCAGCATCTACGCCCCAAAGAACTACTATCGGCGGGTGACCGGCTTTCTCCGCGAGTACCGGCCTCTCAAGCGGGGAGGCTTCCATGTGAAGCCCGGTTATTGCGGGGCGTTCTTCAAATCCATCGTCATGCTGGGGATCATCGGCAAAGAGCGGCTCCAGTTCTGGAAACTCTTCTTCTGGTCCCTTGTCAGGCGGCCGCGCTTGCTCCCGCTCGCCATCACCTTTGCCATCTATGGCTACCACTTCCGGAAAATAACGGAAAAGATGAACTGGAACGGCATGTTCGACGCAAGCGGCATTGAGCACACCTGA
- a CDS encoding MipA/OmpV family protein produces MLLKIVQDGGMKLFIKAVIALALSCSIPAMALAEESGKEGKNDWDVSLGLGLAAAPAYEGSTHYLASPIPVVAITWRDTVSLGINGLSLYHKSGGVRYGVGLTYDPGRKENGKNLLGMSSGDHRLAGLGDIKPAAGLKAFASYDVHPFQHIPLIVLDASVIKLIGGSTNDGVLVQGDISMPFQLGQNWRLTPKVATTWANDHYMQDYFGVTPEQATRSQFSAYKAKAGMKDAGIGLNVTYSIDKNWFVSGDGRVKRLLSDAASSPIAATNINASIVALVGYHF; encoded by the coding sequence ATGTTGTTGAAGATAGTGCAAGATGGTGGAATGAAGCTGTTCATTAAAGCTGTGATTGCTCTCGCGCTTTCATGTTCCATCCCGGCGATGGCTTTGGCGGAAGAGTCGGGAAAAGAAGGCAAAAACGACTGGGATGTCTCGCTCGGCCTCGGCCTCGCTGCTGCCCCCGCCTATGAGGGAAGCACGCATTACCTGGCATCGCCGATACCCGTGGTCGCCATCACGTGGCGCGATACCGTATCCCTTGGCATCAATGGCCTGTCACTTTATCATAAGAGTGGGGGGGTCCGCTATGGCGTGGGCCTGACCTATGACCCGGGCCGCAAGGAAAACGGCAAGAACCTGTTAGGCATGTCATCGGGCGATCACCGTCTGGCGGGACTGGGCGATATCAAGCCGGCTGCAGGCCTCAAAGCATTTGCTTCCTATGACGTGCATCCTTTCCAACACATTCCCCTGATCGTACTCGATGCCTCGGTTATCAAATTGATCGGCGGCAGCACTAACGACGGTGTACTCGTGCAGGGCGACATTTCGATGCCATTTCAACTCGGCCAGAACTGGCGGCTGACGCCGAAGGTCGCTACGACCTGGGCCAACGATCATTACATGCAGGATTACTTCGGCGTTACCCCGGAGCAGGCGACACGTTCGCAGTTTTCGGCCTACAAGGCTAAAGCCGGCATGAAGGATGCCGGCATTGGGCTTAACGTAACGTATTCGATTGATAAAAATTGGTTCGTATCGGGCGATGGCCGGGTCAAAAGGTTGCTAAGCGACGCCGCATCCAGCCCTATCGCCGCAACGAACATAAACGCCAGCATCGTCGCGCTGGTAG